A stretch of the uncultured Trichococcus sp. genome encodes the following:
- the cpaB gene encoding Flp pilus assembly protein CpaB produces the protein MKTKKRIWIITGILALLTTGMIYLYLKQVEASAQENQVEMSEVVVALTAIPSHVKVTEDMLEIKEIPSEAVHADTYTSIADVVGGTTTTELIAGEQVLTERIVATDEEATLAYRIPESMRAITVATSEVDGVGGYVMTGDKLDIMVSYTPAEGQQIVYTQLQNIEVLERGPNAGEVDTSGLGVPTSLTLLVTPAQAEVIAYGNLNGTFYFTLRNPADTAWQDLGGYGTDNFDSWRER, from the coding sequence ATGAAGACAAAGAAAAGGATTTGGATCATTACAGGCATCTTGGCGCTGCTCACAACCGGAATGATTTATCTCTATCTGAAGCAAGTTGAAGCATCCGCCCAAGAGAATCAAGTCGAAATGAGCGAAGTCGTTGTAGCACTCACTGCCATTCCGTCACATGTGAAGGTCACTGAGGATATGCTAGAAATCAAAGAAATACCTAGTGAAGCCGTTCATGCTGATACCTACACATCAATAGCTGATGTAGTCGGGGGAACGACAACAACTGAACTGATTGCAGGCGAACAAGTCTTGACCGAACGGATAGTGGCGACTGACGAAGAAGCAACATTGGCCTACCGGATTCCGGAATCAATGCGTGCAATCACAGTAGCAACCAGTGAGGTGGATGGCGTCGGGGGTTACGTGATGACAGGTGATAAACTGGATATCATGGTTTCTTACACGCCGGCTGAAGGACAGCAGATTGTCTATACGCAACTGCAGAACATCGAAGTCTTGGAACGGGGACCGAATGCCGGCGAAGTTGACACTTCCGGATTGGGAGTACCTACTTCGTTGACTTTGCTGGTAACTCCGGCTCAAGCGGAAGTTATCGCCTACGGTAACTTGAACGGAACCTTCTACTTCACATTGCGAAATCCGGCCGATACTGCTTGGCAGGACCTGGGCGGCTATGGAACGGATAACTTTGATTCTTGGAGAGAGCGGTGA
- a CDS encoding AAA family ATPase yields the protein MKLLLLADSETERLEITEMLKNIDYIHLAGDSIDENKTWESLERATVDILLMGSSFNGSRYAFAEKVSNQFPHTSIIMVETELLEETMHNALFAGAKDVLVKPIDPEKLMNAIYRIHQLQERNVVTKSETPQKKIRKRELGQVYTVFSTKGGVGKTFVSINLAASLAKNPEKRVVLVDLDLDFGNAALALNLYPKFTITDVIDDIRHMDSDLIESYLIPHESGIKVLPANLQPNMNDFINAEHIHVILEALRESFDYIIVDMPGRFVETIMPALALADQLLVITTPELSAVRNIKVLLVTLKDLNFPQSKIRIVLNKEDLRGEIKKNDVETTLNKKVDASIGLDYHRVLSSLNRGVPLVYEYPKNTLSKNFEKMCSKFIQDELLKA from the coding sequence ATGAAATTATTATTATTGGCGGACTCGGAAACCGAACGTCTGGAAATCACGGAGATGCTGAAAAACATCGATTACATCCACTTGGCCGGCGATTCAATCGATGAGAACAAGACTTGGGAATCATTGGAACGGGCAACGGTCGACATCCTTTTGATGGGATCAAGTTTTAACGGTTCAAGGTATGCTTTTGCGGAGAAAGTGTCGAACCAGTTTCCACATACCAGCATCATCATGGTGGAAACGGAACTCTTGGAAGAGACGATGCATAATGCCTTGTTCGCTGGAGCCAAAGATGTCCTGGTCAAACCAATCGATCCGGAGAAATTGATGAATGCCATTTATCGGATCCATCAATTGCAAGAACGCAACGTCGTCACGAAGTCAGAAACCCCTCAGAAGAAAATTCGAAAGAGGGAATTAGGCCAAGTATATACGGTCTTCAGCACTAAAGGTGGTGTCGGAAAAACTTTCGTCTCGATCAACTTGGCGGCTTCCCTGGCGAAGAACCCAGAAAAACGCGTGGTTCTGGTCGATCTGGATTTGGACTTCGGCAATGCGGCACTTGCTTTGAACCTTTACCCAAAATTCACCATTACGGACGTCATTGATGATATCCGCCACATGGACAGTGACCTGATCGAAAGCTATCTCATCCCGCATGAATCAGGCATCAAAGTTCTACCTGCTAATCTGCAGCCGAACATGAACGACTTCATCAATGCAGAGCATATCCATGTCATCCTCGAGGCATTACGCGAATCATTCGACTATATAATCGTCGATATGCCAGGAAGATTCGTTGAAACGATCATGCCCGCTTTGGCTTTGGCTGATCAACTTCTAGTCATCACCACCCCTGAACTCTCCGCTGTCCGCAACATCAAAGTGTTGCTGGTCACCTTGAAAGACCTCAATTTTCCACAATCAAAAATCCGGATTGTCCTGAATAAAGAAGATTTAAGAGGGGAAATCAAGAAAAATGACGTGGAGACGACCCTTAACAAAAAGGTTGATGCTTCCATCGGCTTGGATTACCACCGGGTGTTGTCCTCCTTGAATAGAGGGGTACCGCTGGTTTACGAGTATCCGAAAAATACACTGTCCAAAAATTTTGAAAAAATGTGCTCGAAATTTATTCAGGATGAGTTGTTGAAGGCCTGA
- a CDS encoding CpaF family protein codes for MNLGTYGNFSFSGITNAEEKEESQSGLVKRRRDLDELAYEVLQIVIDQLPPTMEADDISEQKKTQEKINDIISNIIFEQKRHLSFADKQKVNQAVMNEVYQFGPISDLLNDDTITEIMVNGPLDIFVERKGKIIKTENEFRDDKHVMHIIDKIISPLGRRVDESSPLVDARLPDGSRVNIIIPPLAVKGPSITIRKFSKDPLTTNDLITFGALNGDIAEFLRLCVKGRINVLVSGGTGSGKTTLLNVLSSYIPEDERIVTIEDAAEVQLQQAHVVTLESRPANIEGNGRITIRDLVVNSLRMRPDRIIVGEVRGGEALDMLQAMNTGHDGSLTTIHANSPRDSLSRLETMVMMSGVELPSRAIREQVASAIDLIIQVERMVDGSRKVTKISEIIGLEGEVVTLQDIFLFHQMGFDEHGNVKGKHKATGIMPGFMEKIKAHGENIPPSLFKPVGTPNTDPFRKGL; via the coding sequence ATGAATCTGGGCACATACGGAAATTTCAGTTTCTCAGGGATAACGAATGCAGAAGAAAAAGAAGAAAGCCAAAGCGGTCTTGTGAAAAGAAGACGTGATTTGGATGAATTGGCCTATGAAGTGCTGCAGATCGTCATCGACCAGCTTCCGCCCACAATGGAAGCGGATGATATCTCGGAGCAAAAAAAAACCCAAGAAAAAATCAATGATATCATCAGCAACATCATCTTTGAACAAAAGCGCCACCTGTCATTCGCCGACAAGCAAAAAGTGAATCAGGCCGTCATGAATGAGGTCTATCAGTTCGGACCGATCAGTGATCTGCTGAATGATGATACCATCACGGAAATTATGGTCAATGGACCACTGGACATCTTCGTTGAGAGAAAAGGAAAAATCATCAAAACAGAGAATGAGTTCCGGGATGATAAACACGTGATGCATATCATCGACAAAATCATTTCGCCATTGGGAAGACGGGTGGATGAAAGTTCGCCTTTAGTGGATGCGCGCCTACCGGACGGATCACGGGTGAACATCATTATCCCGCCATTGGCAGTCAAAGGACCTTCCATAACAATCCGGAAATTTTCCAAGGACCCTTTGACGACGAACGATTTGATCACATTCGGAGCCTTGAACGGCGACATTGCCGAATTCCTGCGTCTCTGCGTAAAAGGCCGGATCAATGTCTTGGTTTCAGGTGGAACTGGCTCCGGGAAGACGACTTTACTGAATGTGCTCTCCAGCTACATTCCCGAAGATGAACGGATCGTCACCATCGAGGATGCGGCTGAGGTGCAACTCCAGCAAGCGCATGTCGTGACGTTGGAGTCCCGCCCAGCGAATATCGAGGGAAACGGCAGAATCACCATCCGGGATCTCGTCGTCAACTCGCTACGGATGCGTCCGGATCGGATCATCGTCGGCGAGGTTCGTGGCGGGGAGGCTTTGGATATGCTGCAGGCGATGAATACCGGCCATGATGGATCATTGACGACCATCCACGCGAATTCACCGCGGGACAGTCTTTCCCGACTGGAAACGATGGTGATGATGTCGGGTGTTGAATTGCCATCCCGGGCGATCCGCGAACAAGTCGCTTCAGCCATCGACTTGATTATCCAGGTTGAACGCATGGTGGACGGCAGCCGCAAGGTAACCAAAATCAGCGAAATCATCGGTCTGGAAGGAGAAGTCGTCACTCTGCAGGATATTTTCCTTTTCCACCAAATGGGTTTCGATGAACACGGTAATGTAAAAGGGAAGCATAAAGCGACCGGCATCATGCCTGGCTTTATGGAAAAAATAAAGGCGCATGGAGAGAACATTCCGCCTAGCCTTTTTAAACCGGTAGGCACGCCAAACACGGACCCTTTCAGAAAGGGGCTGTAA
- a CDS encoding type II secretion system F family protein — METLLMLFIFGTVLLVFYSVYLLLFEQRSTIKNRLKQTGKSLDEYHQEQERNQKGLLKGLLQKAIRFAEGSNYYARIKTKLLQAYIKMKPIEFIEISIMAGLFLGMLIWLSSENLILAVFGLVLGFRVPELLLESIRKKRAKQLNDQLPQALSLISNGLRAGFSFSQAMAVVGREMEAPIADEFAKVLRDNSYGKNMDEALLELGKRTDDEDLDIFITTLLIHLQVGGDLSEILDTISETIRERVKLKGDIRTMTAQSQMSAVVIGILPIAIAAVMFVLNPSYIGSLFSDPLGLMMVGAAAGMMLLGAFLLTRIVKVKI; from the coding sequence ATGGAAACGCTACTGATGTTGTTTATTTTCGGGACGGTATTGCTTGTTTTCTATTCAGTTTATTTATTGCTTTTCGAACAGCGGTCCACAATCAAAAACCGCTTGAAACAAACCGGCAAATCACTTGATGAGTATCATCAGGAACAGGAAAGAAATCAAAAAGGCTTGTTGAAGGGCCTTCTCCAAAAAGCAATCCGTTTTGCGGAAGGATCGAACTACTATGCACGGATCAAGACCAAATTGTTACAGGCATACATCAAGATGAAACCGATCGAGTTCATCGAAATATCCATCATGGCCGGGCTGTTTCTGGGTATGTTGATTTGGCTGAGTTCAGAAAATCTAATCCTAGCGGTGTTCGGACTTGTGTTAGGCTTCCGGGTGCCGGAACTGCTTTTGGAATCGATCCGTAAGAAGCGGGCAAAACAGTTGAATGACCAACTGCCGCAAGCGCTCAGTCTGATTTCGAATGGGCTGCGGGCGGGTTTCAGCTTTTCACAGGCGATGGCGGTCGTTGGCCGCGAGATGGAGGCGCCGATAGCGGATGAATTCGCGAAAGTGTTGCGCGACAATTCTTATGGTAAGAATATGGATGAAGCTTTGCTGGAACTGGGCAAACGGACAGACGACGAGGATCTGGACATCTTCATCACGACCTTGTTGATCCATCTGCAGGTCGGAGGGGATCTTTCGGAAATATTGGACACGATTTCGGAGACCATCCGGGAACGTGTCAAACTGAAAGGCGACATCCGCACGATGACTGCCCAAAGCCAGATGTCGGCCGTCGTTATCGGCATCCTTCCGATTGCGATTGCAGCCGTGATGTTTGTCCTCAATCCGAGCTATATCGGATCGCTCTTTTCGGATCCGCTGGGTTTGATGATGGTAGGGGCGGCGGCTGGGATGATGCTTTTAGGAGCTTTCTTGCTGACTAGGATTGTGAAAGTGAAAATATAG
- a CDS encoding type II secretion system F family protein yields MEIIVYVSLFLTSSLVFYLLYEAVLMPKQVVKERLDNVKVMADTRDAFDEEMRESFAERVIDPVYERMIQALGNLAPSSIKKQYEQLLNSSGTQGTMKFNNIIAIQLMLGLLLAFGTHFLMRLTEQPTNGIYVFLAGAAGFLLPYSSLKTKSRKRIEAIEYALPSFLDVLYVSVEAGLAFDMAIYRTTDKVKGPLSEELLFTMNEISKGRGRSEALREMVKRTQVSDLATFVTSIIQAEEMGSNIGNVLRIQADTMRVNKRQRAETQAAKIPTKMLFPIVFFMFPALFVVILGPAVLNIMETLMK; encoded by the coding sequence ATGGAAATCATAGTATATGTCTCTTTGTTTCTGACCAGTTCCCTCGTTTTCTATCTTCTCTACGAAGCGGTGCTGATGCCAAAGCAGGTGGTGAAAGAACGGCTGGACAATGTGAAGGTGATGGCGGACACACGGGATGCCTTCGACGAAGAGATGCGAGAATCCTTTGCTGAACGGGTCATCGATCCGGTCTATGAACGGATGATCCAAGCGTTGGGAAATCTGGCACCGTCATCGATTAAAAAACAATACGAGCAGCTGTTGAACAGCAGTGGAACACAAGGTACGATGAAGTTCAACAACATCATCGCAATCCAGTTGATGTTGGGGCTGTTGTTGGCCTTTGGTACGCATTTCTTGATGAGGCTCACAGAACAGCCGACGAATGGAATATATGTATTTTTGGCTGGTGCAGCGGGTTTCCTGTTGCCCTATTCTTCTCTGAAAACAAAATCCAGAAAAAGGATCGAAGCAATCGAATATGCCTTGCCGAGTTTTTTGGATGTGCTGTATGTCAGCGTAGAAGCGGGTCTGGCATTTGATATGGCCATCTATCGTACCACGGATAAGGTGAAAGGTCCGTTGAGTGAAGAATTGCTGTTCACGATGAACGAAATCAGCAAAGGCAGAGGCCGTTCTGAGGCGCTTCGGGAAATGGTTAAACGGACACAGGTTTCGGATTTGGCAACGTTCGTGACATCCATCATCCAAGCCGAAGAGATGGGTTCGAATATCGGAAACGTACTGCGGATTCAGGCAGATACGATGCGTGTCAACAAACGGCAACGGGCAGAAACGCAGGCGGCAAAAATCCCGACCAAGATGCTCTTCCCGATTGTATTCTTTATGTTTCCGGCATTGTTCGTCGTCATTCTTGGACCAGCCGTATTGAACATCATGGAAACATTGATGAAATAA